The nucleotide sequence CGGGAACGGCCTTGGCCTCAGCATGGTCGCCGCGATTGCCGATGTGCATCACGCGACGGTGCAGGTTCTCGACAACGCTCCAGGCCTGCGGGTCGCGGTTCGGTTCGCTTCCGGCGACTCCTGAGTTCTCCGAATTGGAGTCCCCCCTTGAAGCGCACATGGTGACGGCCAGCAATTAACCGGGGAGCCGGCTTTCGCAGGATGAAAGCCGATGGTTCCGCGATCTGCTAATCCGGTCGCCGCCAAAAGTGAAGACGCTCGATGGCTGAACGCCTGTAACGCCAATTAGCGCGTCGCCTATGCACGGAGGGCAAGGCATCCCGAGTTCCGCGATCAGGTCAGTCATCGAGGTCTTCGGAGAGCCCGCTCTCCGAGCACCCTGTTGGCCACAGGCGCATATGCCGGGCCCGTGCCCCAGACTGTGCGCCGAGGTTGAGGAACACGTCTTTGCTTCGCGCTTGCTGCTGATCGAGTCGCGCCGGGGCTTTTGACCGCGTCCACATTGCGTGCGTTTAGGCGTGAAGGCGGCGCGATCCGTGTTTGCCCTCCGTAATACCGGAGATTGCTAGCCGGTCTCGCGCGAGATCAGTGCGACCTCGAACATTACCGATCCGTATAGTCCCGGTCGAACTCCCGGGACCGGTATTGCTGCATTGTTCGTGCGCTCGTCCCTGGGTGAGAAGCCTCGTCCGGTTGGAGCGCGACCGAATGCAACCGTTCCAGCCGAGGAGGCTCAACTCCCGATGCCTGCAGTTTGGTATACGCTGCGCCATCTCGTGCCTTGGACGGGCTATCCTTATGTTGGACAGAGCGTTCAATGCAATCTATGTGGCTCGAGGGAGACTGTGATCATCGGACGCATCGATCGCCGACTGAAACGTCTGACAAGCGTCTGCTGTTCGCAATGCGGCCTCATCCGTACCGATCCGATGCCCACGGCCGAGGAGCTCGCATCGTATTATGCGGATAGCTACCGGTTGGACTATCAGGGAGCATTCGGCGGTCAACCTCCCCGGTTCCATGTCACCCGCAGTCTGCGGGAGGCTCGAGCGCGTGCAGCGCTACTGGCACCGGCTCTCCGCCCAGGCGCACAGGTGCTTGATTTCGGTTCCGGTTCCGGCGAGTTCATCGCACTAGTTCAAGAGGCCGGATGTGAGGTCGTTGGGATCGAGCCTAGCCGCGCTTATGCTGCCTTCGCGCGGCGACGGTATGGGGTGACGGTGATCGAGGACGAGAGTCAAGCAAGCTTTGCCCCGGAATACTTCGATGTCATCACCACCCATCACGTGCTCGAGCATTTGCGCGATCCCGTGGACGCGTTGAGACGACTGGCGCGTTGGCTCGCACCGAATGGTGTTCTCTATGTCAGCGTTCCGCATATGGCCGCCGAGCACAAGCGGCCGCACGAGCGGTTTCATTTCGGCCATACGCACGGCTTTGTACCAGAAACGCTCAATCTCGCTGCCCTGTGCAGCGGCCTCGAGCCGGACCCGCGCTTCTGCCCGGAGGGAACCACGGTCGTGTATCGGAAGACGAACGGCCCCGCTCCCCCTACGATCGCGGCACCCGAGATTGTGGCCCGGATTATCGACCTCTACTCGCGCCAACGTCTTCTGCCATACGTTGCTTCGGGCGCATGGCTTTGGCCGGTGCTCCGCCGAAACGCCAAGGTCCTCCGGGATAGCGTATTTTTGCGATGACGCGCGATCCACTATGGCGCGAAATGTGTGGAACGACCCGCGGTGCAAGGGCGTTTTCAGTTGATTTCATCGGCCGGGAACGGTGCGGTCATTTGTCCCGCGGTCCGGTCTTTCAGCGCGGCTCATGATCGCTGGGTTCGATGAAGTCCGCGAAGTTCGGATTCCGATTGAAGCGGGCGGGGTATTCGGAAGCGAAGTCGGCAGGCCATTCCGATTTGGAGCCGACACCCTGAAGGCGTACGGGAGGCTTGGGTCAGCTCCTCTGGCAGACGATTTCCGTTTCGACCGCGACGGAGATTGTGATGCCCACGGAGTGGAAGCTGACCATGCGACAACTGCGGCAGATGCTGCGTTTGGCAGAAGCCGATGGCGCGGACATGCATTTCATAAGCCTCGTGACTCTTGATGTCCTGCATGACTTTTCTCTTGACCCTCTAGTGACCTCAGCTTGGACAGAGCACTCCTTGCATCGCCAAGAAGCGGAGACGATCCATGACCGGCGCTCGGAAACCGAAGGTTGAGTTTGTCAGTTGGAAGGTCGGCGGCATGGATTGCACCAGCTGTTCGGCCAAAGCCTTGGGTAAAGGACGAACGGATTGAGCTTCTGCCGTTTGCATCACGTTGATTCGCCTCAGTAGTCCTACCCGGCGGGCAGAATGGGCAGCCCTGGTTTGCGGATCGCACCCGTTCCGCCGCGCTGATCGGGCTTCTACCGGACAGCGCCGATACGATGACCGACCTCGTCGGCCGCTGGTCCGCTTCCGGAGGGGGCAGAGATTGCGGCCGCCCGCTGCGGTACAGCACTATTTGGCCGAACCGTCTGGCTGAAGGAGCTGCATTTCGACCAATTCACTCCCGACGAAAGGTTGCGCCAGTTCTTGAGGAGGTTTTGTTCTTGGTGAGGACGGGAGGTTGGCTAACAGCGGCTCCGATCCCGTGGACCGCAAGCTTTGTCGTTCAACGCCGGAACCGGTGGCACCATTCACCCGGGCGGTGTGAGGCTGCATCTTCGGCGGCCTGATATACGACGACGACATTGGGTCGCGGCAGTTTTGAAACCTGGCCATCGCGGGCAGGTAAACCATCGTCGAACGGGACTGGGAGCCCAGCATGCTCATAAAGATGACCACGCTCAGGCTCAGGCTGGTGATCGGTTTCATGCTGGTCAGCGTGCCCGCCATGTTAGGCTCGGCTTATATCGCCGCCCAGTTGATTTCGGACGCCTTCGAGGACAATGTCGAGCAGTGGCTCGGCGAGACTTCCCGTTTCTTCTCGCTTGATATCGCCGAAGCGCAGCAGGAGGCGCAGCGCGTCGCGAGCGTCGTCGGCCGCCGGCTGGAGCAGACGACCGACGACCAGAAGATGCAGCGCGCCGCCGAGGGCGAATTCGCCGTGCTGAGTACCGTCGGCTACGACCTGATCGCGATTTACCGGCCCAATGGCGAGATGCTGTTCAAGACCCGGGACTTCACCAGCATCGGCCCGCTTCCGACCGAGACTGGCCAAGGGCTGTTCCGCATCGAGGCAGACGGCAAGCGCTGGATCATGGCCGGCGCCGTCCAGTCCGTGGACCTCAACGGCCAGCAGACCAATGTCCTGGTCGGGACCTGGCTCGACGAGGCACATCTCGGCGGCATCAAGGTCGTGACCTCGCTCGACGTTCGCCTGTTCGCCGATTTCGACGGACAGCTCCAGCCGGTCGTACAGACCCATCCGGATCGGCGCGCCGCTATCCCCAAGGCAATCCGCGCGCGGCTCGCGGCCGGCGAGGAGCGGATCTTTGAACCGGCCGCTGACGGCGGCAACTATCGCGCC is from Bosea sp. AS-1 and encodes:
- a CDS encoding class I SAM-dependent methyltransferase, yielding MIIGRIDRRLKRLTSVCCSQCGLIRTDPMPTAEELASYYADSYRLDYQGAFGGQPPRFHVTRSLREARARAALLAPALRPGAQVLDFGSGSGEFIALVQEAGCEVVGIEPSRAYAAFARRRYGVTVIEDESQASFAPEYFDVITTHHVLEHLRDPVDALRRLARWLAPNGVLYVSVPHMAAEHKRPHERFHFGHTHGFVPETLNLAALCSGLEPDPRFCPEGTTVVYRKTNGPAPPTIAAPEIVARIIDLYSRQRLLPYVASGAWLWPVLRRNAKVLRDSVFLR